The Mixta hanseatica genome includes a region encoding these proteins:
- the punC gene encoding purine nucleoside transporter PunC: MPGSKGFMLYLALLSTLGFLATDMYLPAFTAMQESFATSAGIISASLTVFLGGFACAQLLWGPLSDRYGRRPILLLGLVLFALGCAGMLWANATWQMLTLRFIQAVGVCAAAVSWQALVVDRYRGAQANRVFATIMPLVALSPALAPLLGAWLLSHFSWRAIFLALLLVTLPLLFATAKLKKTAPASAATAQRSGFFRLLASRIYSGNVLIYAACSASFFAWLTGSPFILHDLGLSPADIGLSYLPQTVAFLVGGFGCRSALQRHSGRSLLPFLLIFYALSVTALFMVSISDHVTLWGLLIPFCGMALANGAIYPIVVANALLPFPDDTGKAAALQNCLQLGLCFFASLAVSSWLTQPLLTTSSVMVSTIILVALGYALQHVAHDRTAETKNSPPSSLSN, from the coding sequence ATGCCTGGTTCAAAAGGATTTATGCTCTATCTGGCCCTGCTCAGCACGCTGGGTTTTCTGGCCACCGATATGTATCTGCCGGCGTTTACCGCCATGCAGGAAAGTTTTGCGACTTCCGCTGGGATTATCAGCGCCAGCCTGACCGTATTTTTAGGCGGCTTCGCCTGCGCCCAGCTGCTGTGGGGGCCGCTTTCCGATCGCTATGGTCGCCGACCGATACTGCTGTTGGGCCTCGTGCTGTTTGCACTGGGCTGCGCGGGCATGCTGTGGGCGAATGCCACCTGGCAGATGTTAACCCTGCGCTTTATTCAAGCGGTAGGCGTCTGTGCGGCGGCGGTAAGCTGGCAGGCGCTGGTGGTCGATCGCTATCGCGGCGCGCAGGCTAATCGCGTTTTTGCCACCATCATGCCGCTAGTGGCCCTGTCGCCGGCGCTGGCGCCGCTGTTAGGTGCCTGGCTGCTCAGTCATTTTTCATGGCGTGCGATTTTTCTGGCGCTGTTGCTGGTCACGCTGCCGCTGCTGTTTGCAACGGCGAAGCTGAAAAAAACTGCACCCGCCTCTGCAGCCACCGCTCAACGCAGCGGCTTTTTCCGTCTGCTGGCGTCACGTATCTACAGTGGCAACGTGCTGATTTACGCCGCCTGCTCAGCCAGCTTTTTCGCCTGGCTAACCGGTTCGCCGTTTATCCTGCACGATCTGGGCCTGAGTCCGGCTGATATCGGTCTGAGCTATCTACCGCAAACCGTGGCGTTTCTGGTCGGCGGCTTTGGCTGTCGCTCTGCGCTTCAGCGTCATAGCGGCCGCAGCCTGCTGCCGTTCCTGCTGATTTTTTATGCGCTAAGCGTGACCGCACTATTTATGGTTTCGATAAGCGACCATGTTACGCTCTGGGGCCTGCTGATCCCGTTTTGCGGCATGGCGCTGGCAAACGGCGCGATTTATCCCATCGTGGTGGCTAACGCCCTGCTGCCCTTCCCGGATGACACTGGTAAGGCTGCGGCGCTGCAGAACTGTTTGCAGCTGGGCCTGTGCTTTTTCGCCAGCCTCGCCGTCTCCTCCTGGCTGACCCAGCCTTTACTGACCACCAGCTCGGTAATGGTGTCGACGATTATCCTGGTGGCGCTGGGTTATGCCTTGCAGCATGTAGCCCACGACCGCACAGCGGAAACGAAAAACAGCCCGCCGTCTTCCCTTTCCAATTAA
- the punR gene encoding DNA-binding transcriptional activator PunR — protein MWSEYALEVVDAVARNGSFSAAAEELHRVPSAISYTVRQLESWLAVPLFERRHRDVVLTEAGELFIREGRAVIKKMLATRRQCQQVANGWRGQLSIAVDRIVKPQRTRQLVLDFYRHFPDMELLITPEVFNGVWDALADGRVDVAIGATQAIPVGGRFAFRDMGALNWRCVVSVNHPLAGITTQLQDDDIRPWPSLVLEDTSRALPRRTTWTLDNQRRLVVPDWESAFDCLRAGLCVGMVPGHFAAPLLQARQLTELTLPQPFPDSFCCVSWSEQSNSPALRWLLDYLGDTETINREWLREE, from the coding sequence ATGTGGTCTGAATATGCACTGGAAGTGGTTGATGCCGTGGCGCGTAACGGCAGCTTTTCTGCTGCCGCGGAAGAGCTGCACCGCGTACCCTCAGCCATCAGCTATACGGTGCGTCAGCTGGAATCCTGGCTGGCGGTGCCGCTTTTTGAACGGCGGCATCGCGATGTGGTGCTGACCGAGGCAGGAGAGCTTTTTATTCGCGAAGGACGCGCTGTTATCAAAAAAATGCTAGCCACGCGGCGACAGTGTCAACAGGTGGCGAACGGCTGGCGCGGGCAGTTAAGCATTGCGGTGGATCGTATCGTTAAACCGCAGCGTACCCGCCAGCTGGTGCTCGATTTTTACCGGCACTTTCCGGATATGGAGCTGTTGATTACGCCGGAAGTGTTTAACGGCGTCTGGGATGCGCTGGCCGACGGACGGGTGGATGTGGCGATTGGCGCAACCCAGGCGATCCCGGTGGGCGGGCGCTTCGCCTTCCGCGATATGGGGGCGCTCAACTGGCGCTGCGTGGTCAGCGTTAATCATCCGTTAGCCGGCATAACGACCCAGCTGCAGGATGATGATATTCGTCCCTGGCCGTCGCTGGTGCTGGAAGATACCTCGCGCGCGCTGCCGCGACGTACCACCTGGACGCTGGATAATCAGCGCCGGCTGGTGGTGCCCGACTGGGAAAGCGCCTTTGATTGCCTGCGCGCCGGGCTGTGCGTGGGGATGGTGCCCGGCCACTTTGCCGCGCCGCTGCTGCAAGCCCGGCAGCTAACGGAGCTGACCTTACCGCAGCCTTTCCCGGATAGCTTCTGTTGCGTGAGCTGGTCAGAGCAAAGTAATTCACCCGCGCTGCGCTGGCTACTGGACTATCTTGGCGATACGGAAACCATCAATCGGGAATGGCTGCGTGAGGAGTAG
- the purR gene encoding HTH-type transcriptional repressor PurR → MATIKDVAKRAGVSTTTVSHVINKTRFVAEETREAVWAAIKELHYSPSAVARSLKVNHTKSIGLLATSSEAPYFAEIIEAVETRCFARGYTLILGNAHNDLQKQQAYLSMMAQKRVDGLLVMCSEYPEALLKMLEENRNIPMVVMDWGESRGDFTDTVLDNAFEGGYLAGRYLIERGHRDIGAIPGQMERNTGSGRFAGFVKALNEANIPVRDEWIVQGDFEPESGYRAMQQILAQKQRPTAVFCGGDIMAMGAICAADEMGLRVPQDISVIGYDNVRNARYFTPALTTVHQPKEQLGETAFDMLLDRITSKREEPQTIEVHPTLIERRSVADGPFRDYRR, encoded by the coding sequence ATGGCAACAATCAAAGATGTCGCAAAGCGTGCCGGCGTTTCCACTACTACGGTATCGCACGTCATCAATAAAACGCGTTTTGTCGCGGAAGAGACCCGAGAGGCCGTCTGGGCAGCCATCAAAGAATTACACTATTCGCCCAGTGCCGTTGCGCGCAGCCTGAAGGTTAACCATACCAAATCGATTGGTCTGCTGGCGACTTCCAGCGAAGCGCCCTATTTCGCTGAGATTATAGAAGCGGTGGAAACGCGCTGTTTCGCTCGCGGCTATACCCTGATTTTGGGCAATGCCCACAACGATTTACAGAAACAGCAGGCTTACCTCTCCATGATGGCGCAGAAGCGCGTGGATGGCCTGCTGGTAATGTGTTCTGAGTATCCTGAAGCACTGCTGAAGATGCTTGAGGAGAACCGCAATATCCCTATGGTGGTGATGGACTGGGGCGAATCCCGCGGCGATTTTACCGATACCGTGCTGGATAACGCGTTTGAAGGCGGCTATCTGGCCGGGCGCTATTTGATCGAGCGCGGCCACCGCGACATCGGCGCGATCCCCGGCCAGATGGAGCGCAACACCGGCAGCGGACGTTTTGCAGGTTTCGTAAAAGCGTTGAATGAAGCCAACATCCCGGTACGTGATGAGTGGATCGTGCAGGGCGACTTTGAACCGGAATCGGGCTATCGCGCCATGCAGCAAATCCTGGCGCAAAAGCAGCGCCCTACCGCTGTTTTCTGCGGCGGTGATATTATGGCGATGGGCGCGATTTGCGCTGCGGATGAGATGGGGCTGCGCGTGCCGCAGGATATCTCCGTTATCGGCTACGATAACGTGCGCAACGCGCGCTATTTCACCCCAGCGCTGACCACGGTACATCAGCCAAAAGAGCAGCTGGGCGAAACCGCTTTCGATATGCTGCTGGACCGTATTACCAGCAAACGCGAAGAACCGCAGACCATTGAAGTGCATCCTACGCTGATTGAACGCCGCTCCGTTGCTGACGGTCCGTTCCGCGACTACCGCCGTTAA
- a CDS encoding YnhF family membrane protein, whose translation MSTDLKLSIGTTVAALLMIIAFSFTAVMH comes from the coding sequence ATGAGCACCGATTTAAAACTATCAATAGGCACCACGGTTGCGGCATTGCTGATGATTATTGCATTTAGCTTCACTGCCGTAATGCACTGA
- a CDS encoding C40 family peptidase codes for MRLLITLFMLTVAQLFFNVAQASPQAPVKASQHKVDKKIARDDDRRKRRPVKTASKKARPASVEKNKLKKKSKPAVVTAASTKKSRAATKTASVKKSSLKKSKQRYGRQRGDKNSTALAKRGPLEMSKAHRERYQKARETAMNKLMSQLGKPYLWGGTSPHTGFDCSGLVWYAYKDVVKFKIPRTANEMYHLRDAAPINREALEKGDLVFFRINNRGAADHVGVYLGNGRFIQSPRTGKDIQISQLSDDYWQRHYVGARRVMTPRTIR; via the coding sequence ATGCGTTTATTGATTACGCTTTTTATGCTGACCGTTGCCCAACTCTTTTTTAACGTTGCCCAGGCATCGCCGCAGGCGCCGGTTAAGGCCAGCCAGCATAAAGTTGATAAAAAAATCGCCCGCGACGACGATCGTCGTAAGCGTCGGCCGGTGAAAACGGCCAGTAAAAAGGCGCGTCCGGCCAGCGTTGAAAAAAACAAGCTGAAGAAAAAAAGCAAGCCTGCGGTGGTAACCGCCGCCAGCACAAAAAAAAGTCGCGCCGCAACCAAAACCGCCAGCGTGAAAAAAAGCAGCCTTAAAAAGAGCAAACAACGCTATGGTCGTCAGCGCGGCGACAAAAATTCGACGGCGCTCGCAAAGCGCGGGCCGCTGGAAATGAGTAAGGCGCACCGTGAACGCTATCAAAAAGCGCGTGAAACGGCGATGAACAAACTGATGAGTCAGCTAGGTAAGCCTTATCTGTGGGGAGGCACCTCGCCTCATACCGGTTTCGACTGCAGCGGTCTGGTCTGGTACGCCTATAAAGATGTAGTGAAATTTAAGATCCCGCGTACCGCCAATGAGATGTATCACCTGCGTGATGCGGCTCCGATTAACCGTGAGGCGCTGGAGAAAGGCGATCTGGTCTTCTTCCGCATCAATAACCGCGGCGCGGCCGATCACGTGGGCGTCTATCTGGGTAACGGCCGCTTTATTCAGTCACCGCGAACCGGTAAAGATATCCAGATTAGCCAGCTTAGCGATGATTACTGGCAGCGGCACTATGTTGGCGCGCGCCGCGTGATGACGCCGCGCACCATTCGCTAA
- a CDS encoding Grx4 family monothiol glutaredoxin encodes MMSTVEKIQRQIAENPILLYMKGSPKLPSCGFSAQTVQALSACGERFAYVDILQNPDIRAELPKYANWPTFPQLWVDGELVGGCDIVIEMFQRGELQTLIKETAEKYKEAE; translated from the coding sequence ATTATGAGTACTGTTGAAAAAATTCAGCGCCAGATCGCAGAAAACCCGATTCTGCTCTATATGAAAGGCTCGCCGAAGTTACCAAGCTGCGGCTTTTCTGCGCAAACGGTTCAGGCTCTTTCTGCCTGCGGCGAACGCTTCGCCTATGTCGATATCCTGCAGAACCCCGATATTCGTGCTGAACTGCCGAAATATGCTAACTGGCCGACCTTCCCGCAGCTGTGGGTAGATGGCGAACTGGTTGGCGGCTGCGATATCGTAATCGAAATGTTCCAGCGCGGCGAACTGCAAACGCTGATTAAAGAAACTGCAGAAAAATATAAAGAAGCGGAATAA
- the rnt gene encoding ribonuclease T, producing MSESKQLNALSDRFRGFYPVVIDIESAGFNAKTDALLEIAAVTLKMDEDGWLQLDQTLHFHVEPFEGAILHPEALAFNGIDPANPLRGAVNEYDALHAIFKQVRKGIKDQGCNRAIVVAHNANFDHSFMMAAAERAALKRNPFHPFATFDTAALSGLVLGQTVLAKACKAAGIAFDASQAHSALYDTERTAELFCELVNRWKRLGGWPPLPVAEEQPVDAQIAEGE from the coding sequence ATGTCTGAATCGAAACAACTGAACGCATTATCTGACCGCTTCCGCGGGTTTTATCCGGTGGTGATTGATATTGAAAGCGCCGGATTTAATGCCAAAACCGATGCACTGCTGGAAATTGCCGCCGTTACGTTGAAAATGGATGAAGATGGCTGGTTACAGCTCGACCAGACGCTGCATTTTCACGTGGAGCCTTTTGAGGGCGCGATTCTGCATCCGGAAGCGCTGGCGTTCAATGGTATCGATCCTGCAAATCCGCTGCGCGGCGCGGTCAATGAATATGATGCGCTGCACGCTATTTTTAAGCAGGTGCGCAAAGGTATAAAAGATCAGGGCTGCAACCGCGCCATTGTTGTCGCGCATAACGCCAACTTTGATCACAGCTTTATGATGGCCGCCGCCGAGCGCGCCGCGCTAAAGCGTAACCCTTTCCATCCGTTCGCCACCTTTGATACCGCAGCCCTGAGCGGGCTGGTCCTTGGCCAGACGGTGCTGGCGAAAGCCTGTAAGGCGGCGGGCATCGCCTTTGACGCCAGCCAGGCCCACTCGGCGCTGTACGATACCGAGCGTACCGCAGAACTATTCTGCGAGCTGGTTAACCGCTGGAAACGGCTGGGCGGCTGGCCGCCGCTGCCGGTGGCTGAAGAGCAGCCTGTCGACGCGCAGATCGCCGAGGGCGAATAG
- the gloA gene encoding lactoylglutathione lyase, which yields MRLLHTMLRVGDMQRSLDFYTRVLGMRLLRESENQEYKYNLAFVGYTDESEGAVIELTYNWGVDQYDLGNAYGHIALGVDDVAATCERIRQAGGKVTREAGPVKGGNTIIAFVEDPDGYKIELIENAHAGHGLGN from the coding sequence ATGCGCTTACTTCATACTATGCTGCGCGTTGGCGATATGCAGCGTTCCCTTGATTTTTATACCCGCGTGCTGGGCATGCGTCTGCTGCGCGAAAGCGAAAACCAGGAATATAAATATAACCTGGCGTTTGTTGGCTACACTGACGAAAGCGAAGGCGCAGTGATTGAGCTGACCTATAACTGGGGCGTTGATCAGTATGACCTGGGCAACGCCTATGGTCACATCGCGCTGGGCGTTGATGATGTCGCCGCGACCTGTGAAAGAATTCGTCAGGCGGGCGGCAAGGTGACCCGTGAGGCTGGCCCGGTTAAAGGCGGCAACACCATTATCGCCTTTGTGGAAGATCCGGACGGTTATAAAATCGAACTGATTGAAAACGCCCACGCCGGCCACGGCCTTGGCAACTAA
- a CDS encoding TetR/AcrR family transcriptional regulator: MSKTTRHDTREQLLAIGEQLCLQRGFTGMGLSELLAQAGVPKGSFYHYFRSKEAFGVAMLERYFSHVRHDMQIWFDAPLPPRQRLLDYYHQAEQRFRATGHIENCLAVKISAEVCDLSEEMRVALEQGAAAQMAILATALRAAVAQEALRLSCSPEAMAQTLYSLWLGASLQSKIRRDGSALTDALQAILQLLPES, from the coding sequence ATGAGTAAAACGACCCGACATGATACCCGTGAACAGCTGCTCGCCATCGGCGAGCAGCTCTGTTTGCAACGCGGCTTTACCGGCATGGGGCTGAGTGAACTGCTGGCGCAGGCCGGCGTGCCGAAGGGGTCGTTTTATCACTATTTTCGCTCTAAAGAAGCCTTTGGCGTCGCCATGCTGGAGCGCTATTTCAGCCATGTGCGTCACGACATGCAGATATGGTTCGATGCGCCGTTGCCGCCGCGTCAGCGCCTGCTGGATTACTATCATCAGGCGGAACAGCGCTTTCGCGCAACCGGCCATATTGAAAACTGTCTGGCGGTGAAAATTTCCGCCGAGGTGTGCGACCTGTCGGAAGAGATGAGAGTGGCGCTGGAACAGGGCGCCGCCGCTCAGATGGCGATCCTGGCTACGGCGCTGCGTGCTGCGGTTGCGCAAGAGGCGCTTCGCCTGAGCTGTTCGCCTGAAGCGATGGCGCAGACGCTCTATTCTCTTTGGCTCGGCGCCAGCCTGCAGAGCAAAATACGCCGCGATGGCAGCGCGTTGACCGATGCGCTACAGGCAATTTTACAGCTGCTGCCAGAGAGCTAA
- the eptA gene encoding phosphoethanolamine transferase EptA — MMRMLKKIRCSESWFLIGCALFFTFILNAQFIVRAAERTPRTALHDYLFIASIPLVLFCAFMLIFSLLALPWIRKPLLIILLLCGAAANYFMYSFGTVIDTNMVQNVFETDLQEATALLSVRYLLWLLVLGVIPALIIALTKITATRPWWFSLAMRALWAIGSVLVILLIAALMYKDYASLFRNNKGLVKMVTPANVVSGVINYVDNRWLQGSQALVRIGQDAHKGPLIKTAQKKTLVIFVLGETARAENFSLGGYGRETNPRLKQQNVIYWQHASSCGTETAISVPCMFSGMPRAQYNANLARHQEGLMDVLAHAGVNLLWRENDGGCKGACNRIPHSDMTLWKLTDLCRSDACLDEVLLHRLSHYIDGVKDDSVVVLHQMGSHGPAYYLRYPTAMRQFTPTCDSKQIQDCDHQALVNTYDNTLLYTDAMLSDTIDLLKRYQDRFNVALIYLSDHGESLGEHGMYLHGAPYLFAPSQQTHIPFLMWLSADYARTFGVNLSCLRQHAQQDEISQDNVFHTLLGMVNVQTRLYQPHLDLLTACQAH; from the coding sequence ATGATGCGGATGCTAAAAAAAATACGCTGTAGTGAATCCTGGTTCCTTATCGGTTGCGCCCTGTTTTTTACCTTTATCCTTAATGCTCAGTTTATTGTACGTGCGGCAGAACGCACGCCCCGAACAGCTCTGCATGATTATCTGTTTATCGCCTCAATTCCGCTGGTGCTGTTTTGCGCCTTTATGCTGATTTTTAGCCTGCTGGCGCTGCCCTGGATTCGCAAACCGCTGCTGATTATTTTGCTGTTGTGCGGCGCGGCGGCAAATTACTTTATGTATAGCTTCGGTACGGTTATTGACACCAATATGGTGCAAAACGTGTTTGAAACCGATCTGCAAGAGGCGACAGCCCTGCTTAGCGTGCGCTACCTGCTGTGGCTGCTGGTGCTGGGTGTGATCCCTGCGCTGATCATAGCGCTAACGAAGATCACCGCTACCCGCCCATGGTGGTTCTCCCTGGCGATGCGGGCGCTATGGGCTATCGGCTCCGTGCTGGTTATTTTGCTGATAGCGGCCCTGATGTATAAGGATTACGCCTCGCTGTTTCGCAATAATAAAGGGCTGGTCAAAATGGTTACGCCCGCCAATGTGGTCAGCGGAGTGATTAACTATGTTGATAATCGTTGGCTGCAGGGCAGCCAGGCGCTGGTGCGCATCGGGCAGGATGCGCATAAAGGGCCGCTGATTAAAACCGCGCAAAAAAAGACGCTGGTTATTTTTGTTCTGGGCGAAACGGCGCGGGCGGAAAATTTCTCACTCGGCGGCTATGGCCGTGAGACCAATCCGCGGCTGAAACAGCAGAACGTAATTTACTGGCAGCACGCCAGCTCATGCGGAACCGAAACCGCTATTTCGGTGCCCTGCATGTTTTCAGGCATGCCGCGCGCGCAATATAACGCCAACCTGGCGCGCCATCAGGAAGGGCTGATGGATGTGCTGGCGCATGCGGGCGTTAACCTCCTGTGGCGCGAGAACGATGGCGGCTGCAAAGGCGCCTGCAACCGTATTCCGCATAGCGATATGACATTATGGAAACTGACGGATCTTTGCCGCAGCGACGCTTGCCTGGATGAGGTCCTGCTGCATCGTTTATCGCACTATATTGATGGCGTGAAAGATGATTCGGTGGTTGTGCTGCATCAGATGGGCAGTCACGGCCCCGCCTACTATTTGCGCTATCCGACTGCGATGCGTCAGTTTACGCCAACCTGCGACAGCAAACAGATTCAGGATTGCGATCATCAGGCGCTGGTCAATACCTATGACAATACGCTGCTTTATACTGATGCAATGCTAAGCGACACCATCGACCTGCTAAAACGGTATCAGGATCGCTTTAACGTGGCGCTGATTTATCTCTCCGATCATGGGGAATCGCTTGGCGAGCACGGTATGTATCTGCATGGCGCGCCTTATCTGTTCGCTCCCAGCCAACAGACGCATATCCCTTTTCTGATGTGGCTCTCTGCCGATTATGCCCGTACGTTTGGCGTTAACCTCTCCTGCCTGCGGCAGCATGCGCAGCAGGATGAGATATCGCAGGATAATGTATTCCATACGCTGTTAGGCATGGTGAACGTTCAAACCCGCCTCTATCAGCCGCATCTTGACCTGTTAACCGCCTGTCAGGCGCATTAG
- a CDS encoding DUF1289 domain-containing protein produces the protein MAEQLEFFPVPSPCRGICQSDERGYCRGCLRSREERFNWMQYSDARKREVLRLCRQRWLRLHRNEKASPPEEPQQPSLF, from the coding sequence GTGGCAGAGCAGCTTGAATTTTTCCCGGTGCCAAGCCCGTGCCGCGGTATTTGTCAGTCGGATGAACGCGGCTACTGCCGTGGCTGTCTGCGCAGCCGCGAAGAGCGCTTTAACTGGATGCAATACAGCGATGCGCGCAAGCGCGAAGTGCTGCGTCTGTGTCGGCAGCGCTGGTTACGCCTGCATCGCAATGAAAAAGCGTCTCCTCCTGAAGAACCCCAACAGCCGTCACTGTTTTGA
- a CDS encoding aldo/keto reductase, protein MTERVCIAPQGPEFSRMVMGYWRLMEWQMSAQQLATFIEQHLELGITTVDHADIYGDYQCEAAFGAALRLEPSLRHRLELVSKCGIATTARPENTLGHYITDGAHIIRSAENSLRHFSTDYLDLLLIHRPDPLMDADEIAEAFSALHQSGKVRHFGVSNFTPSQFALLQSRLPFTLATNQVEISPLCQDVLLDGTLDQCQQLRIKPMAWSCLGGGRLFSEEKFAPLRAELQTIAEETSAESPEQVVYAWILRLPSMPLPVIGSGKIERVRAAHKASAVELSRQQWFRIRKAALGYDVP, encoded by the coding sequence ATGACAGAACGCGTATGTATTGCGCCACAGGGGCCAGAGTTTTCCCGTATGGTAATGGGCTACTGGCGGTTGATGGAGTGGCAAATGTCTGCGCAGCAGTTGGCGACATTTATCGAGCAGCATCTGGAGCTGGGCATCACCACTGTCGATCATGCCGATATTTATGGTGATTATCAGTGCGAAGCGGCTTTTGGCGCCGCGCTGCGCCTGGAACCCTCGCTACGTCACCGCCTGGAGCTGGTAAGCAAGTGCGGCATCGCCACCACCGCCAGACCGGAAAATACGCTGGGCCACTACATTACCGATGGAGCGCATATTATCCGCAGCGCGGAAAACAGCCTGCGTCACTTCTCGACCGATTACCTCGATCTGCTGCTAATTCATCGGCCCGATCCGCTAATGGACGCGGATGAAATTGCCGAGGCCTTTAGCGCGCTGCATCAGAGCGGCAAAGTACGCCATTTCGGCGTCTCCAACTTTACGCCATCGCAATTTGCCCTGTTACAGTCACGCCTGCCGTTTACGTTGGCGACCAACCAGGTTGAAATTTCTCCGCTCTGTCAGGACGTGCTGTTAGACGGCACGCTCGATCAATGCCAGCAGTTACGCATTAAGCCGATGGCCTGGTCCTGCCTTGGTGGGGGACGACTATTCAGCGAAGAGAAGTTTGCGCCGCTGCGCGCTGAACTCCAGACTATTGCCGAAGAGACGAGTGCCGAATCGCCGGAACAGGTGGTTTACGCCTGGATTCTGCGTCTGCCTTCTATGCCGCTGCCGGTGATCGGGTCGGGTAAAATCGAACGGGTGCGCGCCGCACATAAAGCCAGCGCAGTTGAGCTTAGCCGCCAGCAATGGTTCCGCATTCGCAAAGCGGCGCTGGGCTATGATGTGCCGTAA
- the sodC gene encoding superoxide dismutase [Cu-Zn] SodC, with the protein MKYYGLAALALLVCGYAQAASEEVTLHSVTKEGVGASVGIVTIDETAYGLTFTPKLTQLPPGIHGFHVHANGSCEPATTDGKTVPAGAAGGHFDPQNSGKHLGPWGEGHLGDLPALYVNAEGEASYPVLAPRLKKISEISGKALMVHTGGDNHSDHPQPLGGGGGRYACGVIK; encoded by the coding sequence ATGAAATATTACGGTTTGGCAGCGTTGGCGCTGTTGGTCTGCGGCTACGCTCAGGCAGCCAGTGAAGAGGTTACGCTGCATAGCGTGACCAAAGAGGGCGTAGGCGCCTCCGTTGGCATCGTCACCATTGATGAAACGGCCTACGGGCTGACCTTTACGCCGAAATTGACCCAACTGCCGCCCGGCATTCATGGTTTCCATGTTCATGCTAACGGCAGCTGCGAGCCGGCCACCACCGACGGCAAAACCGTGCCGGCGGGCGCGGCGGGCGGCCACTTTGATCCGCAAAACAGCGGGAAACATCTTGGTCCCTGGGGCGAAGGGCATCTGGGCGATCTGCCGGCCCTTTACGTGAATGCCGAAGGGGAAGCCAGCTATCCGGTGCTGGCGCCGCGACTGAAAAAAATCAGTGAAATTTCCGGCAAGGCGCTGATGGTGCATACGGGCGGCGATAATCACAGCGATCACCCACAACCGTTAGGCGGCGGCGGCGGGCGTTACGCCTGCGGCGTCATTAAGTAA
- the slyA gene encoding transcriptional regulator SlyA — protein sequence MKLDTPLGTDLARLVRIWRALIDQRLKPLELTQTHWVTLHNIHQLPPHQSQIQLAKAIGIEQPSLVRTLDQLEEKGLIMRCTCANDRRAKRIKLTKAAEPVIQQVEHVIDATRDDILAGISKREVDQLITLIARLEKNIAELQKKSE from the coding sequence ATGAAATTGGATACGCCATTAGGAACGGATTTAGCACGCTTAGTGCGCATCTGGCGTGCGCTGATTGATCAACGTCTTAAACCGCTGGAACTGACGCAAACCCATTGGGTGACTTTGCATAACATTCATCAGTTACCGCCGCATCAGTCGCAAATTCAGTTGGCTAAAGCTATCGGTATTGAGCAGCCTTCACTGGTGCGCACTCTCGATCAGCTGGAAGAAAAAGGGCTGATTATGCGCTGCACCTGCGCCAACGACCGGCGAGCGAAACGCATCAAACTGACGAAAGCGGCAGAACCGGTTATCCAGCAGGTAGAGCATGTTATCGATGCCACGCGTGATGATATTTTAGCAGGCATCTCAAAACGTGAAGTGGATCAGCTGATTACGCTGATTGCCCGTCTGGAGAAAAATATCGCTGAACTGCAAAAGAAAAGCGAGTGA
- the slyB gene encoding outer membrane lipoprotein SlyB, producing the protein MMKRLLVVALAGITLAGCANTDTLSGDVYSANEAKQVQSVSYGTLVSVRPVKIQGGDDNNVIGAIGGAVLGGFLGNTVGGGAGRSLATAGGAVLGGVAGQGVQGAMNKADGVELEIRKDDGNTIMVVQKQAASRYSVGQRVVLASNGSQVTVSPR; encoded by the coding sequence ATGATGAAGCGTTTATTAGTTGTGGCGCTGGCAGGCATTACGCTGGCAGGCTGTGCTAACACGGATACGCTTTCCGGTGACGTGTACAGCGCTAACGAAGCCAAACAGGTGCAGAGCGTAAGCTACGGGACGCTGGTCTCTGTTCGTCCGGTTAAAATTCAGGGCGGCGATGATAATAACGTGATCGGCGCTATTGGCGGCGCGGTGTTGGGCGGCTTCCTGGGTAATACGGTTGGCGGCGGCGCAGGTCGTAGTCTGGCTACCGCGGGCGGCGCGGTGCTGGGCGGCGTGGCAGGTCAGGGCGTGCAGGGCGCGATGAACAAAGCGGACGGTGTCGAGCTGGAAATTCGGAAGGATGACGGCAACACCATTATGGTCGTGCAGAAACAGGCCGCCAGCCGCTATTCCGTAGGCCAGCGTGTGGTGCTTGCCTCTAACGGCAGCCAGGTGACCGTTTCACCGCGCTAA